The following coding sequences are from one Syngnathus acus chromosome 14, fSynAcu1.2, whole genome shotgun sequence window:
- the LOC119133422 gene encoding hexokinase-2-like isoform X1 yields MNADICTIHVDGIPLDTLSKVQTYLKPFMLSLEVLQQVSARLERDLRRGLGRHSHHRAAVQMLPTFVTATPDGTEKGDFLALDLGGTNFRVLRVRVLEEEQRMVKMDSQICAIPQDMMEGPGEKLFDHIAACLGEFLKSQNLQGKILPLGFTFSFPCHQKEIDKSILIRWTKGFQCSGVEGQDVVQLLREAIQRQGDYDVGSIAMVNDTVGTMMSCGYRDQSCEIGMIIGTGTNACYMEEMKNVKRVDCNQGRMCINTEWGGFGDNGSLADIQTEFDVQVDKTSINPGIHTFEKMISGMYLGEIVRLLLVKMTKDGLLFKGQASEALLSPGGFQTKYISHIEEELNGLENGNKILSNLGLAWEPVDVRVVRMVCDTVSSRSARLCAAALATLVNRMRVARGLERLKTTVGVDGSVYRKHPNFSAELQATVRQLAPECDITYLLSEDGSGKGAAMVTAVALRLARESRLLDDSDGEDSDDEEQ; encoded by the exons ATGAACGCCGACATCTGCACCATCCACGTTGACGGCATCCCCCTGGACACGCTCAGTAAG GTTCAAACCTACCTGAAGCCGTTCATGCTGTCCCTGGAGGTCCTGCAGCAGGTTTCCGCACGACTGGAGCGCGACCTGAGACGAGGCCTGGGGAGGCACTCGCACCACAGGGCCGCCGTCCAGATGCTGCCCACTTTTGTCACAGCCACGCCGGACGGGACGG AAAAAGGCGACTTCCTGGCTTTGGACCTGGGCGGGACAAACTTCCGGGTGCTCCGCGTGCGAGTGCTGGAGGAAGAGCAGAGGATGGTGAAGATGGACAGTCAGATCTGCGCCATCCCGCAAGACATGATGGAGGGACCTGGAGAAAAG TTGTTCGACCACATCGCCGCCTGTCTGGGGGAATTTCTCAAGTCGCAGAATCTGCAGGGCAAAATTCTCCCTCTGGGCTTCACCTTTTCTTTCCCCTGCCATCAGAAGGAAATTGATAag AGCATCTTGATTCGCTGGACCAAAGGCTTCCAATGCTCGGGGGTGGAGGGCCAAGATGTGGTGCAGCTTCTGCGAGAGGCAATTCAGCGGCAAGGG GATTACGACGTGGGCTCCATCGCCATGGTCAACGACACCGTGGGCACCATGATGAGCTGCGGCTACAGGGACCAAAGCTGCGAGATCGGCATGATCATCG GCACGGGCACCAACGCGTGCTACATGGAGGAGATGAAGAACGTGAAACGCGTGGATTGCAACCAAGGACGCATGTGCATCAACACCGAGTGGGGCGGCTTCGGCGACAACGGTTCGCTCGCGGACATTCAGACCGAGTTTGACGTCCAGGTGGACAAGACGTCCATAAACCCCGGCATCCACAC CTTTGAGAAGATGATCAGCGGCATGTACCTGGGCGAGATAGTGCGCCTCCTTCTGGTGAAGATGACAAAAGACGGGCTGCTGTTCAAGGGGCAGGCATCGGAGGCGCTGCTGTCACCGGGCGGATTTCAGACCAAGTACATCTCCCACATAGAAGA GGAGCTCAATGGCCTGGAGAACGGGAACAAAATCTTGAGCAACTTGGGTCTGGCGTGGGAGCCGGTGGACGTGCGTGTGGTGCGGATGGTCTGCGACACGGTGTCGTCGCGCTCGGCTCGCCTCTGCGCCGCCGCGCTGGCCACCCTCGTCAACCGCATGAGGGTCGCCCGCGGCCTGGAACGCCTGAAAACCACCGTGGGAGTGGACGGCTCTGTATACCGCAAACACCCCAA CTTCAGCGCCGAGTTGCAGGCCACGGTGCGCCAGCTGGCCCCCGAATGCGACATCACCTACCTGCTCTCGGAGGACGGCAGCGGCAAAGGCGCCGCCATGGTAACGGCGGTGGCGCTGAGGCTGGCCCGCGAGTCCCGCCTGCTGGATGACAGCGACGGTGAGGACAGCGACGACGAAGAGCAATGA
- the LOC119133422 gene encoding hexokinase-2-like isoform X2, whose protein sequence is MLSLEVLQQVSARLERDLRRGLGRHSHHRAAVQMLPTFVTATPDGTEKGDFLALDLGGTNFRVLRVRVLEEEQRMVKMDSQICAIPQDMMEGPGEKLFDHIAACLGEFLKSQNLQGKILPLGFTFSFPCHQKEIDKSILIRWTKGFQCSGVEGQDVVQLLREAIQRQGDYDVGSIAMVNDTVGTMMSCGYRDQSCEIGMIIGTGTNACYMEEMKNVKRVDCNQGRMCINTEWGGFGDNGSLADIQTEFDVQVDKTSINPGIHTFEKMISGMYLGEIVRLLLVKMTKDGLLFKGQASEALLSPGGFQTKYISHIEEELNGLENGNKILSNLGLAWEPVDVRVVRMVCDTVSSRSARLCAAALATLVNRMRVARGLERLKTTVGVDGSVYRKHPNFSAELQATVRQLAPECDITYLLSEDGSGKGAAMVTAVALRLARESRLLDDSDGEDSDDEEQ, encoded by the exons ATGCTGTCCCTGGAGGTCCTGCAGCAGGTTTCCGCACGACTGGAGCGCGACCTGAGACGAGGCCTGGGGAGGCACTCGCACCACAGGGCCGCCGTCCAGATGCTGCCCACTTTTGTCACAGCCACGCCGGACGGGACGG AAAAAGGCGACTTCCTGGCTTTGGACCTGGGCGGGACAAACTTCCGGGTGCTCCGCGTGCGAGTGCTGGAGGAAGAGCAGAGGATGGTGAAGATGGACAGTCAGATCTGCGCCATCCCGCAAGACATGATGGAGGGACCTGGAGAAAAG TTGTTCGACCACATCGCCGCCTGTCTGGGGGAATTTCTCAAGTCGCAGAATCTGCAGGGCAAAATTCTCCCTCTGGGCTTCACCTTTTCTTTCCCCTGCCATCAGAAGGAAATTGATAag AGCATCTTGATTCGCTGGACCAAAGGCTTCCAATGCTCGGGGGTGGAGGGCCAAGATGTGGTGCAGCTTCTGCGAGAGGCAATTCAGCGGCAAGGG GATTACGACGTGGGCTCCATCGCCATGGTCAACGACACCGTGGGCACCATGATGAGCTGCGGCTACAGGGACCAAAGCTGCGAGATCGGCATGATCATCG GCACGGGCACCAACGCGTGCTACATGGAGGAGATGAAGAACGTGAAACGCGTGGATTGCAACCAAGGACGCATGTGCATCAACACCGAGTGGGGCGGCTTCGGCGACAACGGTTCGCTCGCGGACATTCAGACCGAGTTTGACGTCCAGGTGGACAAGACGTCCATAAACCCCGGCATCCACAC CTTTGAGAAGATGATCAGCGGCATGTACCTGGGCGAGATAGTGCGCCTCCTTCTGGTGAAGATGACAAAAGACGGGCTGCTGTTCAAGGGGCAGGCATCGGAGGCGCTGCTGTCACCGGGCGGATTTCAGACCAAGTACATCTCCCACATAGAAGA GGAGCTCAATGGCCTGGAGAACGGGAACAAAATCTTGAGCAACTTGGGTCTGGCGTGGGAGCCGGTGGACGTGCGTGTGGTGCGGATGGTCTGCGACACGGTGTCGTCGCGCTCGGCTCGCCTCTGCGCCGCCGCGCTGGCCACCCTCGTCAACCGCATGAGGGTCGCCCGCGGCCTGGAACGCCTGAAAACCACCGTGGGAGTGGACGGCTCTGTATACCGCAAACACCCCAA CTTCAGCGCCGAGTTGCAGGCCACGGTGCGCCAGCTGGCCCCCGAATGCGACATCACCTACCTGCTCTCGGAGGACGGCAGCGGCAAAGGCGCCGCCATGGTAACGGCGGTGGCGCTGAGGCTGGCCCGCGAGTCCCGCCTGCTGGATGACAGCGACGGTGAGGACAGCGACGACGAAGAGCAATGA
- the zgc:77151 gene encoding AT-rich interactive domain-containing protein 5B → MEHNAIQWLGAPSCQRGSYAFYKSVGSKSQADGPMQVWRLGEFYFVRCGAEEPVCIAEVTLLWEDQVQRHLLASARLYFLPEDTPKGRTREHGEDEVLAVSRKMVLRVEDLVRWSCAELPAWSGRAKAAPHGTPNGLHKPPQESDTDGNATDHKPLKDKSENGAAECQSVKVLSYPQYCRYRSLQRRIQDGARGPTLQDVHLLALGGVRVSPSTRLMYCRDTFNHPTLESSVSFSWNFRCPSLSLRGRPRKRRGRDGRDTPTSGQSESWIEKMKENVMGSVEVGGDDGWLPHPEEQLFLDELFTFMERQGSPIHKVPNLGFKKIDLFLMYSVVRRLGGYEKVTSERMWKVVYNELGGCPGSTSAATCTRRHYERLMLPYEEHLIAGGMELKIPQCSLAVKPRGIRGRKPLPRGRKPGPKVKAKMADMTAPGAGEGTAVVVKRGRGRPPGKRNKATLMAEAKLLAQQQARVKAESPTPLLLAPSANGLTPSSSAPQVSQPALLPVNMPLATDPSPMSTPFLPFPPKPKEPEDRAGESAAVLLSGLPRHFVGGSLGGFSPIKGLCPLDVLRNCVGFQRVTESPALTPQEPSQPHMTIYTLQPKRGNPDTPLPSGDQLLPPPARPIHQHHSMCSGCNVDEDAQRGSVREARNRHPLPPLRVLPLDLDCSVQVRQLMRTRLGSSQFQTFSRRLSEVLSQDLSTKPPCTPFTPPPEQALPLNLSKRFTLKRPDPDPAELTRSTANGTEYEPSLKRVKADCSERPADFSMGGGHGRPISGSTGGGGQELGAKSQEEPADLSSPSRIRAFLLGLPPFQVKLDEDLNGIKFGKVPSGSETESQRIVSVKKEGEAAIMDMSNHKSESITKQVGNVEMLNEDVKEDGNALADKMENLCGQMIANVEKRDVDVSKGHPSPVLSQAGALVLAQQS, encoded by the exons ATGGAGCACAATGCAatacag TGGTTGGGTGCTCCTTCCTGCCAGAGAGGCAGCTATGCCTTCTATAAGTCGGTCGGCAGCAAAAGCCAAGCCGACGGCCCCATGCAGGTGTGGCGGCTGGGCGAGTTTTACTTTGTTCGCTGCGGGGCCGAAGAGCCCGTGTGCATTGCTGAG GTGACCTTGTTGTGGGAAGACCAGGTGCAGCGCCACCTCCTGGCCAGCGCCAGACTCTACTTCCTACCGGAAGACACGCCAAAGGGTCGAACCCGAGAGCACGGGGAG GACGAGGTCCTGGCTGTGTCCCGAAAGATGGTGTTGCGGGTGGAAGATCTAGTGCGCTGGTCGTGCGCCGAGCTGCCAGCGTGGAGCGGCAGAGCGAAGGCGGCGCCCCACGGCACCCCCAACGGGCTCCATAAACCGCCGCAGGAGAGCGACACCGACGGCAACGCAACCGACCACAAGCCACTAAAGGACAAGAGTGAAA ATGGCGCAGCTGAGTGCCAGAGCGTCAAAGTCCTCAGCTACCCACAGTACTGCCGCTACCGTTCGCTGCAGAGGCGCATTCAGGACGGCGCCCGGGGCCCAACGTTGCAGGACGTCCACCTTCTAGCCTTGGGCGGCGTCAGGGTGTCGCCTAGCACCCGCTTGATGTACTGCAGGGACACCTTCAACCACCCCACGCTGGAAAGCAGCGTCAGCTTCTCCTGGAACTTCC GATGTCCGTCTCTTAGCCTCCGAGGACGACCTCGCAAGAGACGAGGCCGCGACGGCAGAGACACTCCAACATCCGGCCAGTCGGAATCCTGGATTGAGAAGATGAAG gaaAACGTGATGGGCAGCGTGGAGGTGGGCGGCGATGACGGCTGGCTCCCGCACCCCGAAGAGCAACTGTTCCTGGACGAGCTCTTCACCTTCATGGAGCGTCAAGGCTCTCCCATCCACAAAGTGCCCAATCTCGGCTTCAAGAAAA TCGACCTCTTCCTCATGTACTCGGTGGTCAGACGTCTAGGAGGCTACGAAAAG GTGACGTCGGAGCGCATGTGGAAGGTGGTTTACAACGAGTTGGGCGGATGTCCCGGCAGCACCAGCGCCGCCACCTGCACCAGGAGACACTACGAAAG GCTGATGCTCCCGTACGAAGAGCACCTGATAGCCGGAGGCATGGAACTCAAAATCCCACAGTGCAGCCTGGCCGTGAAGCCCAGAGGCATCCGAGGGAGGAAGCCGCTCCCGCGGGGAAGAAAACCCGGACCCAAAGTCAAAGCCAAGATGGCGGAC ATGACCGCCCCCGGCGCCGGCGAGGGCACCGCGGTGGTGGTGAAGCGGGGGCGAGGCCGTCCGCCCGGCAAGCGCAACAAGGCCACGCTGATGGCCGAGGCCAAACTGCTGGCTCAGCAACAAGCCAGAGTCAAAGCGGAGTCTCCCACGCCTCTTCTGCTAGCCCCAAGCGCCAATGGACTGACGCCAAGCAGCAGCGCGCCGCAG GTGTCGCAGCCAGCCCTCCTCCCTGTGAACATGCCCCTCGCCACGGACCCGTCCCCCATGTCCACCCCTTTCCTCCCCTTTCCACCCAAGCCAAAGGAGCCCGAGGATCGGGCCGGGGAGTCCGCAGCCGTCCTCCTCTCTGGCCTGCCTCGCCACTTTGTGGGCGGGTCGTTGGGAGGGTTCAGCCCCATCAAAGGTCTGTGTCCCCTGGACGTACTAAGGAACTGCGTGGGCTTCCAGAGGGTCACAGAGAGCCCGGCCCTGACGCCCCAAGAACCGAGTCAGCCGCACATGACAATCTACACCTTGCAACCCAAACGCGGAAACCCGGACACGCCTCTTCCGAGCGGAGACCAGTTGCTTCCGCCGCCGGCCCGCCCGATTCATCAGCACCACAGCATGTGCTCGGGGTGCAATGTAGACGAGGACGCCCAGAGGGGGAGTGTCCGAGAGGCCAGGAACCGCCATCCTCTTCCCCCTCTCCGGGTCCTGCCTTTGGACCTGGACTGTAGTGTCCAAGTACGACAACTGATGAGGACTCGTCTGGGTTCGAGTCAGTTTCAAACCTTCTCCCGCCGGCTGTCCGAGGTGCTTTCCCAGGACTTGAGCACCAAGCCGCCTTGCACGCCCTTCACGCCACCGCCGGAGCAGGCCCTGCCCCTCAACCTCAGCAAACGCTTTACGCTCAAGAGACCCGACCCGGACCCGGCCGAGCTCACTCGATCAACCGCTAACGGAACAGAGTACGAGCCGTCTCTCAAAAGAGTCAAAGCCGACTGCTCGGAGCGCCCCGCAGACTTTAGCATGGGCGGTGGCCACGGGCGCCCCATATCGGGGTCCACCGGAGGCGGAGGCCAGGAACTTGGAGCCAAAAGCCAGGAAGAGCCAGCAGACCTGAGCTCCCCCAGCAGGATCAGGGCTTTCCTGCTCGGCCTGCCGCCATTCCAAGTGAAACTGGACGAGGATCTGAACGGGATCAAGTTCGGCAAAGTTCCGTCGGGCTCCGAGACGGAAAGCCAGAGGATCGTATCGGTTAAGAAAGAAGGCGAAGCGGCAATAATGGATATGAGTAACCACAAGTCAGAGTCCATAACCAAACAGGTAGGAAATGTCGAGATGCTGAACGAGGACGTCAAGGAGGATGGGAATGCTTTGGCGGATAAAATGGAGAACTTGTGCGGTCAGATGATAGCCAATGTGGAAAAACGTGACGTGGACGTCTCAAAAGGCCACCCGAGCCCCGTTCTGTCCCAGGCCGGTGCTCTGGTCCTGGCTCAGCAGAGTTGA